A portion of the Corynebacterium occultum genome contains these proteins:
- the aroQ gene encoding type II 3-dehydroquinate dehydratase, translated as MKVLVLNGPNLNRLGKRQPEIYGSTSLADVEKMISVRAAELGLEVECRQSNAEHELLNWAHEAADNNWAVIINPGGFTHTSVALRDALVEVSDGHGFVEVHISNVHAREPFRQHSYLSPIARGVIAGLGVQGYLMALSYFAAQSS; from the coding sequence ATGAAGGTTCTCGTTCTCAACGGCCCCAACCTCAACCGCCTGGGGAAGCGTCAGCCGGAGATCTACGGTTCCACCAGCCTGGCTGATGTGGAGAAGATGATCTCGGTGCGTGCCGCCGAACTCGGGCTGGAGGTCGAGTGCCGCCAATCCAATGCCGAGCATGAGTTGCTCAATTGGGCCCATGAGGCCGCCGACAACAACTGGGCTGTGATCATCAACCCGGGTGGTTTCACCCACACCTCCGTGGCATTGCGGGATGCTCTGGTGGAGGTCTCTGATGGTCATGGTTTTGTGGAGGTGCATATTTCCAATGTGCACGCCCGGGAACCTTTCCGGCAGCACAGTTACCTCTCGCCGATTGCCCGGGGTGTGATCGCCGGGCTGGGGGTGCAGGGCTATTTGATGGCTCTGAGCTACTTCGCCGCCCAGTCGTCCTGA
- the aroB gene encoding 3-dehydroquinate synthase: MTIIDVNGPTPYQVHIDRGLNSAIVDRVLVTGAAKVAIIHQPTLVEPVRELTNLLGERGLEVVPILVPDAEAGKSLEVAGQCWDALGQVALGRRDVVIGFGGGAATDLAGFIAAAWMRGVKVIQVPTTLLAMVDAAVGGKTGINTAAGKNLVGAFHEPDSVFIDLDRLETLPKEEIIAGSAEIIKTGFIADPVILERYEEDPAAALDPAGFLPELIARSVQVKASVVGQDLKESGLREILNYGHTFGHAVELREQYRWRHGNAVAVGLMFIAELAEINGLIDAELVARHRRILTSVGLPTTYEAGVFDELHEGMTRDKKNRDGNIRFVALTGVGETTRLEGPALGQLQDAYRRISEGA; the protein is encoded by the coding sequence ATGACCATCATCGACGTCAACGGCCCCACCCCCTACCAGGTGCACATCGACCGCGGTCTGAACTCCGCGATCGTCGATCGTGTCCTGGTGACTGGTGCAGCCAAAGTCGCCATCATCCATCAGCCCACCCTGGTGGAGCCGGTGCGGGAACTGACCAACCTGCTGGGGGAGCGGGGTCTGGAAGTGGTGCCGATCCTAGTTCCTGACGCCGAGGCGGGAAAGAGCCTGGAGGTTGCCGGGCAGTGCTGGGATGCGCTCGGCCAGGTGGCCCTGGGTCGCCGGGATGTGGTCATCGGTTTCGGTGGCGGTGCCGCCACCGACCTGGCCGGTTTCATTGCCGCCGCCTGGATGCGTGGTGTCAAGGTCATCCAGGTGCCCACCACCCTGCTGGCCATGGTCGATGCCGCAGTCGGTGGCAAGACGGGTATCAATACCGCCGCCGGTAAGAACCTCGTCGGCGCCTTCCACGAGCCGGACTCGGTATTCATCGACCTGGATCGTTTGGAGACCCTGCCGAAGGAAGAGATCATCGCCGGTTCCGCGGAGATCATCAAGACCGGTTTCATCGCAGACCCGGTGATCCTGGAACGCTATGAGGAAGATCCGGCGGCGGCCCTGGACCCGGCTGGTTTCCTGCCGGAGCTGATCGCCCGTTCGGTGCAGGTCAAGGCTTCCGTGGTGGGCCAGGACCTCAAGGAGTCCGGCCTGCGTGAGATCCTCAACTACGGACACACCTTCGGGCATGCTGTGGAGCTGCGTGAACAGTACCGCTGGCGTCACGGTAACGCCGTTGCCGTGGGCCTGATGTTCATCGCCGAGCTGGCGGAGATCAACGGCCTGATCGATGCTGAACTCGTGGCCCGCCACCGTCGCATTCTGACCTCCGTGGGCCTGCCCACCACCTATGAGGCCGGGGTTTTCGATGAACTCCATGAGGGCATGACCCGCGACAAGAAGAACCGGGACGGCAACATTCGTTTCGTGGCGCTGACCGGAGTGGGAGAGACCACCCGACTGGAAGGCCCGGCCCTGGGTCAGCTGCAGGATGCCTACCGGCGCATCAGCGAAGGAGCTTAA
- a CDS encoding shikimate kinase — MTELIPNVDETAQRPRVVLVGPPGAGKSTIARRLARALSLGLVDSDELIEEATGKACGEVFAELGEPAFRELEAAQVAEALKTSGVVSLGGGAVVTASTRELLADHDVVWIDVSPEEGYRRTSSDDTRPVLLAENPREHYRNLLETRMPLYHEVAGFRIRTDRRTPQQVVADVLGHLDSLV; from the coding sequence ATGACGGAACTGATTCCTAACGTGGACGAAACCGCCCAGCGTCCGAGGGTGGTCCTGGTCGGCCCTCCCGGTGCCGGAAAGTCCACCATCGCCCGCCGCCTGGCCAGGGCCCTCAGCCTTGGCCTGGTCGACTCCGATGAACTGATTGAGGAGGCCACCGGCAAGGCCTGCGGTGAAGTCTTCGCCGAGCTGGGCGAACCCGCCTTCCGTGAGTTGGAGGCCGCGCAGGTGGCCGAGGCCCTGAAGACCAGCGGAGTGGTCAGTCTCGGTGGTGGTGCAGTGGTCACCGCATCAACCCGGGAACTGCTCGCTGATCACGATGTGGTCTGGATCGATGTTTCTCCGGAGGAGGGCTACCGCCGCACCTCCAGCGATGACACCCGCCCGGTGCTGCTCGCGGAGAACCCGCGGGAACACTACCGGAATCTGCTGGAGACCCGCATGCCGCTGTACCACGAGGTCGCCGGCTTCCGGATCCGCACCGATCGACGCACCCCGCAACAGGTGGTCGCCGATGTACTCGGCCATCTTGATTCCCTGGTCTGA